Part of the Geobacter pickeringii genome, CTGGGAATGTGCGGGGCAACAAAAAAGGCGCCCCATTCGTGATAATGGCGGCGCCTTTGCCTAGGTCCTTCGATGCAATGAATACGTCAGCGTATTCGATGATTCGATCTTTGTTAACCTGGTAATTAGCATTGAGCATGCCAACCCAGAATACTTTGATTTTACTGAGTTTTATCTCCCAGCTCCTAACGAGCGAGCCTCATTGCGGTGCAGATGCCCAACATTTAATCACCAATCCAACTACAATCCCTCCCGGAACTTCTTTCGTCAACACCGACGCAATTTCTGCTTAAAAAATAGAACGGGGCACCGTCCACCATCGGTGCCCCGTTCTCCGGTCCGTCCCCCGCCGGCTACTCCGTCAGCAGGATCGCCTCGGCGATCTGACGCATGCTCTTGCGCTTGTCCATGGCCAGCTTCTGCATCCTGCGGAATGCCTCGGGCTCGGAAAGTCCCTGTTTTTGCATCAGGATCCCCTTGGCCTTTTCGATGACCTTGCGGCTCTCCAGGGTCTCCTTCAGGTCCTCCACCTGCTCCTTGAGGGTTTCCACCTCGTCGGCGTGGGCGCAGGCAACCTCGATGGCGGGCCAGAGGTCCTGCTCCCGGAACGGCTTGGTCAGGATGCCGCCGATGCCGCTCTCCTTGGCCCGCTTCACCGTGTCGGGATCATAGCATGCCGTGAGGAGAATGATGGGGATCTTCAGCTTCCGGCGGATGTCGCGGGCGGCGGTTACACCGTCCTTCTTCGGCATGGAGACGTCGAGGATCGCGATGTCGGGGAGCTTGTCCAGGGCGAGCCGCACTGCCTCCTCACCGTCGCCGCACTCTACGATTTCATCGAATCCAAGTTCCGCAAGCTTACTTTTTAAGCTCATCCTGATTATCGGCTCATCGTCGCACACCAGGGCTTTTCGCAATGAAATCACCACCTTAAATTGTATTTTCCGGACCCAACCTCTCTAACCAGCAAAAAACTCAGCATAAACCGTTCCAATGAACGGCGCCGGTCCGCCCATTGATAATTCTTTACAACGTCGCTCAGCGTGCCAGAATAGGAAGGACGTCACGCCACGCATACCACTCCACGGAGGAGTTTCATGAAGAAGAAGGTGGTCATCATCGTGCTTGTTCTGCTCGCTGCCGCAGTCGCGCTCTGGTTCGCGACCAGCCGGCGCTCCCCCAGCGACGGGTCGATCGCAGTCTCGGGGAATATCGAGGTGACCGACGTGGAGGTGAGCTTCAAGGTTCCGGGGAAGGTGCGCGAGCGGCTCGTCGACGAAGGCGAGACGGTGAAAGCGGGACAGGTGGTGGCGCGGCTGGACGACGAAGACCGGCGGCTGGAGGTCGCCCAGCAGGAGCGGCAGGTGGAGGGGCTGGCGGCGGCCCTGCGGGAGCAGGAAAACGGTTTTCGGCGGGAAGAGATCGCCCAGGCCGACGCCGCGGTGACGCGCGCCCGGGCCGATGCCGACCGGCTGGAGACCGATTTTGTACGCCAGGAGGCCCTCTACCGGCGCGAGGTCATCCCCCGGCGTGACTTCGACGCGGTCAAGGCCGCCCGCGATTCGTCCCGGGCGCTGCTGCGCGAGACCGAGGCACGGCAAGAGCTGATGCACCGGGGCCAGCGCCGCGAACGGATCGACGCCGCCCGGGCCCAGTTCAGGCAGGCCCAGGAGACCCTGGCGCTGACCAGGACCCGCCTCGGCTACACCACCCTCGCCTCACCCACGGCAGGGCTGGTACTCTCGAAGCATGTGGAGCCGGGAGAGCAGGTGGTGGCCGGAACGCCGGTCATCACCGTGGGCGACGTCACCAACACCTGGCTGCGGGCCTACATCGCCGAGACCGACCTGGGGCGGATCAAGGTGGGACAGAAGGCGCGGATCAGGACCGACACCTGGCCCGACCGGCGCTACGAGGGGACCGTCACCTTCATCTCCCCCGAGGCCGAGTTCACGCCGAAGAACGTGCAGACCGAAAAGGAGCGGGTAAAACTCGTCTACCGGATCAAGATCACCATCCCGAACCCGAAGATGGAGCTCAAGCCGGGGATGCCGGCGGACGCCGAGATCATCACCCGCTAGAACCTTCCCCATGGACGCCATCCACACCGACAACCTCACCAAGCGCTTCGGCGACCTCACCGCCGTGGACGGCCTTACCCTCACCGTGGCGCCGGGCGAGCTCTTCGGCCTCGTCGGCTCCGACGGGGCGGGGAAGACCACCACCATGCGGATGCTCTGCGGGATCATGGACCCGTCAGGCGGCGAGGCGCGGGTGCTCGGCCGCCACACGGTGCGGGAGGCGGAGGCGATCAAGGACGAGATCGGCTACATGAGCCAGCGTTTCGGCCTCTATCCCGACCTTACGGTGCTCGAGAACATCCACTTCTATGCCGACATCTACGGCATTCCCCGCCGGGGGCGTGACGAAAAAATAGACAGACTGCTTGCCTTCAGCAACCTCACGCCGTTCCGGCGCCGTCAGGCGGGCAACCTCTCCGGCGGCATGAAGCAGAAGCTCGGCCTTGCCTGCGCCCTGATCCATACCCCGCAGGTCCTCTTCCTGGACGAACCGACCAACGGGGTCGATCCGGTCTCGCGCCGGGATTTCTGGCGCATCCTCTACCAGCTCCTGCGGGGGGGAGTCACCATCTTCGTCACCACCGCCTACCTGGACGAGGCGGAGCGCTGCAACCGGGTGGGGCTGATCCACAAGGGGCGGCTGCTGGCCTGCGACGCCCCTCGCCGGCTCAAGGGGCTCATGCGGGGGACGATCCTCGAAGTCCGCACCGATGCCGCCCGGCAGGCGGGTCGCATCCTGCGCACGGGACTCGACGGCACCACCTCCGTGGGGCTTTTCGGCGACCGGGTCCATGTGGTGACCGACACGCCGGACCAGACATGCTCAGCCATCGAGGCACTCATGGCGCGGGAGGGGGTCGCCCTCCGGGGGCTGCACTCCATCGAACCGACCCTGGAGGATGTCTTCGTCTCGGTCCTCTCCGCTACGGAGGGTGCGCGATGACCGGCACCGATTACGCCGTCACCATCCGGGAGCTGGAGCGCCGCTTCGGAGACTTCACCGCCGTGAACCGGATCAGCCTCGACGTGCGCCGGGGGGAGATCTTCGGCTTCCTCGGCCCCAACGGG contains:
- a CDS encoding ABC transporter ATP-binding protein; its protein translation is MDAIHTDNLTKRFGDLTAVDGLTLTVAPGELFGLVGSDGAGKTTTMRMLCGIMDPSGGEARVLGRHTVREAEAIKDEIGYMSQRFGLYPDLTVLENIHFYADIYGIPRRGRDEKIDRLLAFSNLTPFRRRQAGNLSGGMKQKLGLACALIHTPQVLFLDEPTNGVDPVSRRDFWRILYQLLRGGVTIFVTTAYLDEAERCNRVGLIHKGRLLACDAPRRLKGLMRGTILEVRTDAARQAGRILRTGLDGTTSVGLFGDRVHVVTDTPDQTCSAIEALMAREGVALRGLHSIEPTLEDVFVSVLSATEGAR
- a CDS encoding efflux RND transporter periplasmic adaptor subunit produces the protein MKKKVVIIVLVLLAAAVALWFATSRRSPSDGSIAVSGNIEVTDVEVSFKVPGKVRERLVDEGETVKAGQVVARLDDEDRRLEVAQQERQVEGLAAALREQENGFRREEIAQADAAVTRARADADRLETDFVRQEALYRREVIPRRDFDAVKAARDSSRALLRETEARQELMHRGQRRERIDAARAQFRQAQETLALTRTRLGYTTLASPTAGLVLSKHVEPGEQVVAGTPVITVGDVTNTWLRAYIAETDLGRIKVGQKARIRTDTWPDRRYEGTVTFISPEAEFTPKNVQTEKERVKLVYRIKITIPNPKMELKPGMPADAEIITR
- a CDS encoding ANTAR domain-containing response regulator; protein product: MVISLRKALVCDDEPIIRMSLKSKLAELGFDEIVECGDGEEAVRLALDKLPDIAILDVSMPKKDGVTAARDIRRKLKIPIILLTACYDPDTVKRAKESGIGGILTKPFREQDLWPAIEVACAHADEVETLKEQVEDLKETLESRKVIEKAKGILMQKQGLSEPEAFRRMQKLAMDKRKSMRQIAEAILLTE